Within Conger conger chromosome 3, fConCon1.1, whole genome shotgun sequence, the genomic segment AGTGGTGTTGCAGTCTACATAATCGCGACCGTGGCCTACAGAATGACAATAAGGTTCATCTTTAACCCACAACTTTACAGCAGTAAGAGCTTGACCAGGTTAAGATCAAATAAACCTTACCTGGATGGCACTCTTGATAGAAAATTGTTCAGAAAATGATGCTTTACAGCCTTGAAAGCCTAAACTTCCAAAGAGCACATTATGGTACTATGAGCCTCAACAAGATGATCATAACTATGTGGTAATAACAACCtcagtgtcacgtttcaggtctgtctcgccatgttttatgtttattcatgttgtattagtcttgtattgtcttatcatgtattatgttagtctaggttcgtcatgttgtttagttatgtttcgttacgatttattttcttgtcatgtttagttatgtctcgttacgatttattctcgtcatgtctagttatgttttcgtacgtttatattacctggttatgttgagtgattatcgtcttagttttgctttgtgtcatgttttgatttatgtttattgtttcgttaactggtcacggtttatgcatacacttttacatgttcttccgcaaaccttgcgttccgccttttctctctctctccttctgtcattcacttcctaattgtttctatttgtctatttactaaaactactaatgctagatcaggattgggtagagactaacaaactaatcatgtgttcatgttaccttacgtttctcgtgcatgtcatttactaatttactaatgctagggcaggataggtttattactaacgattactaatctccttgttaaacttgtcatccatcgcacctgttttccatttccttgctacgctctaactaattgtctacacctgtctacacctgcatttatagcccagtcgcgcaactgttcactgcgaaactgtctgcctctgttttccacgcaactcttgagcatttactgttttgattacacgttacgatccaagcctgtttaccgaccatagtttattgatttctgttttgtgaccatcgtttgttttttgactacgtcctcgcctaccgtttttgtacttttgccccgctgattgtttcatggtttcgactcccgcttcgcccacgactacgcctctgcctgccgtccgcctgttcatctgccccactgacagctctcctgctaccggacctccctgcacgtctaccgactacgagattgcctcttccctcggcaccgtgctttttgtttgttttatatttgtttggctggatcttcgtgtatggactttgcttgtgtttactacgctcctgggactcgtcctgaataaagccctaacgggactttatttaactattgtttctgagtcgtgcattttgggtccaacccccacgcacccgtctcagaacaatttcgccaaaatggaccctgctgactctactgctatgttccacgccctccaggaacaaggagccatcgtccggcagcattcacaaggaatctccgaacttcacctggagattcgtgaactgtgtgcggagatgaggaggctcgccgtcgCGGTCctaccacaaccacgggaggagccttcccacccacccacatccccagcgctcaaccccacgggaacctgccaattccgagagccccaacaaccccctccggagaggtttggtggagaacctgagaggtgcaaggctttccttctacaatgcgacttcgtgttcaggcaacagccccagacctacaacagcgacgatcgtcggattggctatgtgatggggctactcaaggggagggcgttagactgggctacggcggtgtggtccggggattcattccctcctctttacccagtcttcgtcgatgagattcggaaggtcttccaacacgcatccagcgaccaggagccatcccagagactgattgctctgcgccaaggacggaagaccgcggcagaccattccatcgacttccgcaccctcgcggcggctactagctggaacgatgcggcgttggcaaatctcttcctggccagcctgagtgagacgctccaggacgagttggcgcgactggaccccatcacccagttcgaccagctcgtgcgcaccacgatccgcctggacaaccgtgccagacaacgtcggtcggagagaccgatccttcctggcaaccattaccccaggcaggggccaagtcctcgactggaggagcagcagtctgagggatccgaacccatggacctgtcccgggccggtacaaggatctctaccgaggaacgagcacgccgcagaaccactggtttgtgcttctactgtgggaggccgggtcacacccaggctcggtgctccttcaagaccaggagaccagtggaggtgagagctgtcgacagacatgaggggtctgacagagacaaccatcgtcccacgctcacgactctcttaattctgcccgacagaatgacccggattaacgcgttggtggattctggagcggacgccaatctcattgacgaagttttggtgtctgaactgaacatccccaccctccctctaccccaccctgagaacgcgcggtcgctggatggaaggaccttCTTCCGCATGACACAAATCACcattcccttacaactgatcatttctgggaaccatcgggagatgatccagttccgcgtcatccagtcccctaatgaccaactcattttgggattaccctggctccagaaacacaaccccacgatcaactggagttctaaccaagtgcaagcatgggatccgaagtgccatctgtcctgcttgcgttctgccccaccaccagcagagggagtgccagctctaccacagactcccaaaccctccctggagagggtcccctctccttaccatgacctgggcacagtgttctccaagacacaagctcagtctttgccgcctcatcgaccctacgactgcgccatcgagctcctccctggttcgtcacttccctcaagtcgcctatacaacgtctccagaccagagagggaggcgatggagaaatacatccgtgactgcctggctaacggactaattcgcccttcttcctctcccgtcggtgcgggattcttcttcgttcagaagaaagatggctccctacgcccgtgcattgactacagggagctgaacaacatcacggtgaggaacaagtatcctctgcccctgatggactccgcgttccacccacttcacgaggccaccatcttcaccaagttggatctccgcaacgcttaccacctggtccgtatccgcgagggcgatgaatggaagaccgccttcaacacctctctcagacacttcgaatacctggtcatgccattcggcctcaccaatgctcctgctgtgttccaggccctggtgaatgatgttcttcgggacttgttgggtcgccatgtgttcgtctacctggatgacatcttaatctacaccaccaatgccaaggatcatgaataccacgtcaggcaagtcctacagagactcctggagaacagactattcgtcaaggcggagaagtgcgtcttccactccgacacagttgagttcctggggtttatccttgagaggggacggatcagggcggatcccaagaagatccgagacggatgcttccgacacaggggtgggagcagtgctctctcaggtggcggccgctgacaaccgactacacccctgcgccttcttctccaagaagctgtccccggcggagaggaactatgacgttgggaaccgagagctgctagcagtcaaactggcgttggaggagtggagacattggctggaggggtccgagaagccgttcatcgtttggaccgaccacaagaacctgacatacctccagacagccaagaggctgaactcccgacaggccagatgggcaccttctcactcacctaccgcccgggttctaagaacgttaagcctgacgccctttctcgccagtttaacacctgtcctgagcgtgaggttccagagaacatccttccggcctcctgcaccgttgggtccgtcacctggaagatcgagtcggtgatccagagggctctacgggatgaacccgatcctaggcccaaccccggattacgcctatacgttcccgcagccgctcggacacaggtgctgcaatgggcccattcatccctcctttcctgccaccccggctttacccgcaccttggcggtgctgaagaggagattctggtggagctccatgatccctgacaccaggcgcttcatcaaggcatgtaccacctgtgccagaagcaaggcctcccaccaagcccctgctggtctactccaacctctgcctgtgcccagccgaccctggagccacatcggcgtggacttcgttaccggacttcccccttccgaaggtaacaccaccatcctcactgtggtggaccgattcagcaaagcggcacacttcatccccctggctggattgcccaccgcccaagagaccgcagaggttctggtgagagaagtattccgcattcacggacttccctcggacatcgtttctgaccgcggcccccaattcatctcccaagtttggaaggcgttctgcgtggccctcggggccacagctagcctctcttcgggctaccaccctcagtccaatggccaaacggagagggccaatcaggacctgggggccgctctacgctgcgtatcggcaaaGAATCCAGCcagctggagcaagatgctaacctgggtggaatacgcacacaacaccttaccctgcgccgccaccgggaaatctccgTTTGAGGTTTccttgggctaccaacctccactgtttcctgaccaggaagccgagatcgctgttccctccctcgccatccacatgaaacggtgctccaaggtttggagggatgccaaggccgcgctgctaagcacggcagatcgtaatcggcgttttgctgatcgccaccgcactccagctccggcctacaaaccaggtgactccgtctggctgtccactaaggacattcccctccaagccacttcccacaagctgcaaccccgctttattggtccctttaagatccacagaatcatcaacccttcctctgttaaactgtcactccctgcttcccttaagattcaccccacattccatgtctcatgtattaagcctgtatcctctcaccccatatgtcccccggatcccccaccacctcccccccgcattattgacaaccaccctgcattcactgttaagaaactcttgaacattcgtaagaggggccgtggggtgcaatacttggttgactgggagggctatggccctgaggagcgttcctgggtcgctcccagtctcattctggacaaatcgctcatcagagacttccatcgtgaccaccctgataaattccaaggaccgccaggagtcggtcgttaaggggggggtcctgtcacgtttcaggtctgtcttgccatgttttatgtttattcatgttgtattagtcttgtattgtcttatgtattatgttagtctaggttcgtcatgttgtttagttatgtttctttacgatttattttcttgtcatgtttagttatgtctcgttacgatttattctcgtcatgtctagttatgttttcgtacgtttatattacctggttatgttgagtgattatcgtcttagttttgctttgtgtcatgttttgatttatgtttattgtttcgttaactggtcacggtttatgcatacacttttacatgtttttccgcaaaccttgcgttccgccttttctctctctctccttctgtcattcacttcctaattgtttctatttgtctatttactaaaactactaacgctagatcaggattgggtagagactaacaaactaatcatgtgttcatgttaccctacgtttctcgtgcatgtcatttactaatttactaatgctagggcaggataggtttattactaacgattactaatctccttgttaaacttgtcatccatcgcacctgttttccatttccttgctacgctctaactaattgtctacacctgtctacacctgcatttatagcccagtcgcgcaactgttcactgcgaaattgtctgcctctgttttccacgcaactcttgagcatttactggtttgattacacgttacgatccaagcctgtttaccgaccatagtttattgatttctgttttgtgaccatcgtttgttttttgactacgtcctcgcctaccgtttttgtacttttgccccgctgattgtttcatggtttcgactcccgcttcgcccacgactacgcctctgcctgccgtccgcctgttcatctgccccgctgacagctctcctgctaccggacctccctgcacgtctaccgactacgagattgcctcttccctcggcaccgtgctttttgtttgttttatatttgtttggctggatcttcgtgtatggactttgcttgtgtttactacgctcctgggactcgtcccgaataaagccctaatgggactttatttaactattgtttctgagtcgtgcattttgggtccaacccccacgcacccgtttCACTCAGCAGGCTGCTCATAAACTTATGATACTATGCACCGGGCAAGGTTCATGATCTGATTTTAATCTGTATTTCTACAGGTAGGTTGTCTGAGCGCACATACTCATTTAGAGCAGGATTTTTTTGTGGGGATTTTGTCAAATTGGTCATCAGCCAAGGAGGAGCCGTTTCACTGGCGGTTGGGTCATACACGCAGTGTGTACCTTACACAACaaacctggatcaaatacgtcATTCTTTTTTGGATAAATACTCAATTGACCTTTCCTGGTGCCCCTtctttcataggttccaatacaccagacaagctcagtaatgcTTAAAgaatttgaaaccaaaacaattatgtatttgtcccaggtctggtATACAATGGACCTCTCCTGGGCCATGTTTAGTGATGGGGCCCTGAAAGCTTTCTCCCCTTTATGTGCGGGCATGCAGATACTGATGAGAGTGCTGAACGTTAACATAATGTTTATGGCCGGTGGCCAGAAaacagacttcatatctgcttAGGCCTCCCATCTCAATCTCGACTTTCTTGCTCTGACAGAAAGGTGGCTCTCACaagagaacacacacagccctttcctctgcctatTCTTTtacccacacaccccaacccactgtgagaggaggtggcacaggtctccaaatctcatcctcatggagatcttgTGTCTTCTCTTCTGCGGAgaagaatcccccccccccccccccccttatgaTATTTTTTGGCTAGAGCTTCtcttcatgcatgttttgctCTTTATGTATTTggaataaaagcgtctgctaaatgactaaaatgtaaatataataaatacaatctGTCCACGTACCAAAGTTCTCACACCTCATGAAGTAATTGCGGGCATCCTTGGGGTATTGTGGTTCCACATCTCCTGTTAGAGGGTGGAACCTGGTGAAGTTGTGTCCATGAAAACAGTAGTAGCGTTCCAACCAGCGGTATGCAGAGGTGCAGTGTGGGAGGAGAGGCCACTTCTTCTGCTTTACAGTCTTGCTGCTCATGCCATAGTAGTACAGGTCATCTCCTAGGAAACAAGAGAGGAAAACATACaacctgcttttatttttttaaccttttagtAGTATTCACCTTAGGTTTTCTCAGCTGGATAAGTCAGATTCTGCCCCCTGGCAGGACAAATTCTGTTCAGTCAACAATGCTTTTTAGTTTAAATTCAGTGTTCTACAGTCAAAGTGGTAGATTCTATTTTATGGAATTGAATTGGTTCTACCAGTTATTTACCTTATctcaaatatgtaatatattacaTAGCACTCCCAGCAGTTCAACACATTCAGATTAAGCTTTTTATGGTTTTATGCCTCTGTCCTTTGCCCTTGTTCTAAATGTAATTCATatgcattttgaatttgtacTTCTGGTTTTGGTTTGCAATGTTATAGTTACCTGGCACTGATGGTGATCTTTACTGAACTCTGGTCTGGTATTGATCCCAATCTGGCACTATTGCTCATTTTATTCAGAAGAATTCCCCAGATAGGAGTGTCTGGTATGATTTTATTACCCAAATTATTTGCAATATGTGATGTTTCCTGAAAGGCTCTTGTATCCTTACCCGAAACATTGTGGTCCAGTCTAACTGAGCAGGAGTATTTGTTGTTTAGGGGGAGTGTAAGATGACTGTAGTGTGGATTGGTTTAGCATTGTTTTAGCATTAAGAGTCTGTATGTTCTATTAGATTGTATCAGTTGAGAATGTGTGCTCACTcttgaagatggttcatttatTTTGGATTGGTTGAGTGCTTGTTTagtgttgaatgtgtgttttgtcagcatgttttgttttgagaacATGCCCTCACCCTTGAAGAAGATGACTGTCTCTTCTGTGCACTCCTTTTTGGGGCACTCAACAGCAGCATCCAGGTGGTCAGGGATTCCTGGAAATACATCCTGGATCTCTTTTGGATAGCCTGCTTCCAGGCTGTGGTTGTAGTACTTGAAGACCTTGTTGTTCTGCAGTGAAAGTGCCAAgagatgagtgtgtgatatTTTGAGTCAAAGCTCAACATAGTAATACTGCAGTGTTAACTAATTTTGCATCTCTTTATGCAAGTTGGATGGGCACAAAACATCCAACTTGCATAAACgcatattcatttttacagcagCACCGTGTTTCATATAATCCCAGTAACTGATTGAAAACCCAATGTGTTACTTATGTTGGGAAATTGGGGTGCTGTCCATCAGGGTGTGTGCAACGGCCCTGCCTAcaggtatggccacagctgtgatgACGGATTAAATCCTCTGAGCCCTGGTGGAAGCTCTCTGTGGCCGGCAGCAGGGACCCCAGGCATCAGCAGCCTGCCTGGAGGCCTTTCTGCTGTACAATCCAGGGGCTACAGGGACCTCCAGACCTGGGGCCCCCTCAGCAGCCTGGTGCCGCAGCCTGGAGTCGTCCAGACGAGGAGCCACCCTCACCGCCAATCGCAGCCACAGACCCTGCCGATGAGGAGCACTCGCAGGGCCATGCACCTGCCATTGCTCCCAAAGGTGTTCACCAGAGCCACCAGTGCCAGGAAGCCTGGGGTTTGATCTTGGAGGTCACCTTGGAGGTACAGATATTCCTTCCTGGCACCTTGTTACCACTCAAAGTTAGGGGGGTGGGTATGTGGTACCAGGAAGGGACATTGGGGTCATGTTGATCAGGAGGAGCAGGCCCTTCACACAGGTACGACCACAGATTAATTGCACTATAGCTGTGGCCTATTACCTAATCGTTAGGTTACATAAGAGGCCTGGTTTTTGCACCTAAGATAGTTGGCTTTAGGCACTGGTGGGCTGGGAAAGACTGTTGATTTTTGCTTTCTAGCTTTTGTTGAAGCCATTTGGCTCCCCTTTTCCCCACTTTATTTTGGTTAAGTACTTTATTTTGTGATTGATAGTTTTTGTTGCTTATTCTGTTACTTTTTCTTTAAATGGCAACAAGCCAAATGGTTATTTTGATTTTGTGCTGTCTCTTCACCATGTGATCAGTGGCCACCCCCAGCTCTGCAACacaatgcatttatatattaattctaatatttaaaatataatataatcatactttgaaataatttgttttacacCCATAAACTCCTACTGTATTTGGTTGACATGAGTACCTGAAGTACATGAAGTAGTTTATGTAATTTAACACAAAGAGAGACAGCTAGGGACAAGGAGAGATGTTAATAGAATGTACCAAAAGGAGTGTTTGACAAGTTAGTGGTCATtaccaggaagaggaagaggtggtCATGGTCTTTGGGGTCATCCCCATTGTGCATGCGGAAGGCTGCATCCACATGTCCCAGGTTGTGATAGTCATCCAGTTCCTTGAAGATCCCATTGGAGAGCACAGCAGGTCCTGTGTAGCCCTTCCACAGATGGTCACCTGGAAAAGAACAGACAACAAACTTGAGACCAGAAACATTCCTACCAGGAGACAGAATCTATGAACACAACAAGCATTGCATGTGTAGTTCATTGCTATTTCACGGACCAATCTGAGATTTGGGGAAACAAAGATGAACTTTATATGTATCAGCTTTTCAAAGATGGTGTGCAATCATCTTCATAGGGAACACAGGAAACAATAGAAACATTGATGGTCAGCCATAAAAACAGCAAGCACAACCAtatgtaacccccccccccaaaaaaaaaaaaaaaaaacccaaaacaaaacaacaacccaATTTCATTACATATAGTGGATTAATAAGCAGATGCAGTGTAATGTTCTTATCTTAGTACCTTTGAAGAAGTAGGTGATTCCGTCCACATCTGGTGCAATggcgtcaaactccagtccgTCACAGCGGTCAGGGTTGGCACCATGGTGGGCCTTATCATCACTCTTGCCTTCATGGTGGTCTCCATTCTGATCTGTAAGAGCCAGACAGATTGATGGGAACCCAAattgttcttctttttttcatttgtcatgTTTTCTTGATGTCATAATGGACCACTATTTCTGTGTTATTGTAATCACTGCAGTGATGTAAACGGGGGCTCTAAAGGTATTTAGTCCGATTGCCTCAATCACAAGAAAATTTGCAGcctggatggtgcagtgggtagcacggccacctcacagcaaggaggtcctgggttcgaatcccggtcggccggggtatgttctccctgtgttcctgtgggtttcctccaggtactccggtttcctcccacagtccaaagacatgcaggttaggctgattggagagtctaaattgcctgttggtatgagtgtgtgagtgaatggtgtgtgtgccctgcgatggactggcgacctgtccagggtgtattcctgcctttcacccaatgtatgctgggataggctccagcccccctctgaccctgttcaggataagcgggttaagataatgaatggctGGTTGGAAAAATGAAGCATAGCCTCCCTCTTGTGGCCATTATTGATACAGCAGAACATGGAATGTACATGCAGAAGTGATGCAATATCTCCACAGGAAAcaatgcccccacccccataatatttttaaatataacttttattacacataacttatTTAAGAAGCATGAAGAGATCAAATAGGGAtgctaggtgtgtgtgtgtgtgtgtatatgtgtgtgtgtgtgtataattgcatgtgtgtgtgtgtgtgtgtgtgtgtgtgtaattgtgtatgtgtgtgtgtatgtatgtgtgtgtgtgtgtgtgtgtgtgtgtgtgtgtgtgtaattgtgtatgtgtgtgtgtatgtgtgtgtgtggtgtgtgtgtggtgtgtgtatgtgtgtgtgtataattgtgtatgtgcgtgtgtgtgtgtataattgtgtatgtgtgtgtgtgtgtgtaattgtgtatatgtgtgtgtgtttgtatgtgtgtgtgtgtgtgtgtgtgtaattgtgtatgtgtgtgtgtgtgtgtatgtgtatgtgtgtggtgtgtgtgtgtgtgtgtgtgtgtaattgtgtgtgtgtgtgtgtgtgtgtgtataattgtgtatgtgcgtgtgtgtggatgtgacaaATCCAGTCACCTAGGACACCCCTGACCACACTCACCTGCCATCAAGATGTCATGATGCCTGTGAAGAGAAGAAGAAATTATATTACTCAGAATTCTGGGAACTATAAGACTCCCTCATTTCCATCATAGTGAGCTTGTTCCAGAGCAATAGGTCTATCCGCTGAATGTAGTTTTCATTATGCAGAGTAGCTGttatttctgacattttgtgCACATTACTACCTGTACATGCTTATATCAAGATAAAATCAAATACCTTGTTTCAGGATACAACACCAGCACTGTATCTTGGATTtgagaaaaaacataaatacccGTACCCCGCAGCACTGTTCTCAAAACAATGTCTCATAAAGCACTTTGACGAAACAGATCTTCACCAGGTTCCCAGATCAGAATGCATGACCTTGGaacattgctttttaaaatttattttcctgGGCAGGAAGGGGAGAGCTGTCACATGGGTAGGTTGTCTCACTGTTCATCATTCCTAGAGTCACAACCTCAAAAATTGAATCGCTATTTTATGTGactttccccatggtgatggatgacaaagggattttacatgtgtgttacctcatttttataccctagggaaacaggaagtgatggaaggccACAGTTTAGGtcaacttcctgttcacatgtggtcaacatcacactaatctgaggtgaggacagttttcttatttttcaccttcaaaagtaaaaaatggcTCTTcgcattttttataatttaaaaagtaacttTTTTAGGCATGAATGTTGTCTGATGTTGAAATAATTGATGGGGGATGGATATTCTGCCCACATAGTGTGACAATTCACCCACTGGCAAGTTGTCAAGAGTACACACCCCCGACTTACAGTAACTGTCTGTAACTCGTTCGATATGAAGATGTAATGAATACAAAGTATGTGCCTGAGACCAGAAAATGTAAGAAAGAGAAAAACTTGTGATATTatgccccactctcccctacTTTATATTTATTCCATTTCTCACCATGCTCAGTTGCTATGCAATCACTGCTTGTATCCAAAACAGAGAATGAATCATCTGGCTACAGGGTCAGTTACTCGACCCACCAAGCATGCAGCCAGAGCAAGGAATGAGCAAGATATGAGCAAGGAAACAGTTTGCATGAAAGTATCTGAAGGATATTGAAAGATTCCTTAGTATTGTATATGTGACACCTATCTATTTGGGAAGAACTAAGACTTTCAGCAACTGTGTTAGCACATAGGAATATTCATTGTCCCATTTTGAGCATACAGTATAGCTAATCACCTGTATTGTTATTTTCTCTGCTCCACTTTATCAAGGTTGAGAATTATTTTGGCACCtcaaaaaagaaatgcattaaTAAGTAACTTTGTCAAGGACAAAATGTTGACTGATTCCACTCCAGTGTTAAGGACGAGCATAAATGATGGGATCTTGTCCAAATTTTAGGACAAAATGGTAATTAAATCCAGGCAATAGAAAGTCTGTGAGCCTGGATATGTAGCGGTACTCACGTTGGGGCAGCACGGCTGAGGGCCACAGCCAGGAGAAGGCACAGTGTT encodes:
- the LOC133123836 gene encoding hemopexin-like codes for the protein MRLLTQTLCLLLAVALSRAAPTHHDILMADQNGDHHEGKSDDKAHHGANPDRCDGLEFDAIAPDVDGITYFFKGDHLWKGYTGPAVLSNGIFKELDDYHNLGHVDAAFRMHNGDDPKDHDHLFLFLNNKVFKYYNHSLEAGYPKEIQDVFPGIPDHLDAAVECPKKECTEETVIFFKGDDLYYYGMSSKTVKQKKWPLLPHCTSAYRWLERYYCFHGHNFTRFHPLTGDVEPQYPKDARNYFMRCENFGHGRDYVDCNTTAHLDAVTSDDKGKAYAFRGKLYLRLDSQRDGWHAFPISSYWKEVDSNVDAVFFYDDKLYIIKGDVVYIYKTEAHYTLVEGYPKPLKEELGIEGPVDSAFVCVGENTVHIIQGSNMKDVDLSATPRSVTKEIPIPYFKIDAASCGPDGVRVYVGTNYYQYANPMIMAAGKIKSPTYKVPQEMLGCRN